From the genome of Penaeus chinensis breed Huanghai No. 1 chromosome 37, ASM1920278v2, whole genome shotgun sequence, one region includes:
- the LOC125045297 gene encoding uncharacterized protein LOC125045297, producing the protein MIFSQRQLQEKCQEQQMPLYLAFIDLTKAFDMVSRSGLFQLLKKIGCSPHLLAVVTSFHYNMHSTVSYNSVTTPSRTAAKGFVCIHTRADGKLLNIARLRAKTKVIEVLIREMLFADDAALASHTEDGLQQLVSRFSAACKEFGLTISLKKTSIMVQGTDHPPTITIDGHVLEDVGNFTYLGSSISSSHTLETKPQQLCRNCTREFGTTPVLRKRPNCMSTKTVRSAASSTAAKHGPPTQGMRRNSTASTSDVYDAFFTSAGRTKSQTWRYYSEQA; encoded by the exons ATGATATTCTCCCAGCGCCAGCTCCAAGAGAAGTGCCAGGAACAGCAGATGCCTCTCTACCTTGCCTTCATTGATCTAACAAAGGCGTTCGACATGGTCAGCAGGAGCGGACTCTTCCAGCTCCTTAAGAAGATCGGCTGTTCCCCACACCTGCTTGCTGTCGTCACGTCATTCCACTACAACATGCACAGCACAGTGAGCTACAACAGTGTCAC TACACCTTCAAGGACTGCAGCGAAGGGGTTTGTGTGCATCCACACCAGAGCCGATGGCAAACTCCTCAACATTGCTCGTCTTCGTGCCAAGACCAAAGTTATAGAGGTGCTCATTCGCGAGATGCTCTTCGCCGATGATGCAGCCCTAGCCTCGCACACAGAAGACGGTCTGCAGCAGCTTGTCAGTCGATTCTCCGCCGCCTGCAAGGAGTTTGggctcaccatcagcctgaagaaGACGAGCATCATGGTGCAGGGCACAGACCATCCCCCAACCATCACCATCGATGGGCACGTGCTGGAAGATGTGGGAAACTTCACCTACCTTGGATCCTCGatctcaagctcacacacactTGAAACAAAGCCACAGCAGTTATGTCGAAACTGTACCAGAGAGTTTGGAACAACTCCAGTCTTACGGAAAAGACCAAACTGCATGTCTACCAAGACTGTGCGCTCAGCAGCCTCCTCTACAGCAGCGAAGCATGGACCCCCTACGCAAGGCATGAGAAGAAACTCCACAGCTTCTACATCAGATGTCTACGACGCATTCTTCACATCTGCTGGCAGGACAAAATCCCAGACGTGGAGATACTACAGCGAGCAAGCATGA
- the LOC125045298 gene encoding uncharacterized protein LOC125045298, whose translation MCPSLSPDIQQADDARKTAVIDRELSRLGVDIACLQETRLADSGSLREESYTFFWKATIISVYAPTLFSTPEDKDQFYGALDDIISRTPSTDTLYLLGDFNARVGADHEAWLSCLGAYRRGKINDNGQRLLELCCYHALCVTNTFFPCKKIHQVSWRHPRSRHWHQLDLVLTRRKDLASVLLSRTYHSADCDTDHSLVASKVRIAPREIHHSKKSRRPRVNTCNATNPFKMQGFLNLLNVTLAREMSEDDTTDLIWSHLRDSIYSAAISAYGKKEHKNADWFEAHWDRMEPVVEAKRKTLLAYKNAPNPTTLTALRVARKTSQQTARHCANTYWLNLCSRIQLAADVGDARGMYEGIKKVTGPAPSKSAPLKTKTGDVITDQGKQLERWVEHYLELYATQNVVTDAALVDTPDLPVMEELDALPTKEELSKAISNLSSGKAPGIDSNPAEVLKSGKPALLQPLHTLLCKCWEKGYIPQDMRDANIVTLYKNKGDKSDCNNYRGISLLSIVGKVFAQVTLARL comes from the exons ATGTGTCCCAGCCTCTCCCCCGACATCCAACAGGCTGATGATGCCAGGAAAACAGCTGTCATCGACAGAGAGCTCTCTCGGCTAGGTGTAGACATTGCATGCTTGCAGGAGACGAGGCTTGCAGACAGTGGCTCCCTCAGAGAAGAGAGCTACACCTTCTTCTGGAAAG CCACCATCATCAGTGTGTACGCGCCCACACTGTTCTCTACCCCTGAGGATAAGGACCAGTTCTATGGTGCCCTGGATGATATCATATCCCGAACCCCCAGCACTGACACGCTTTACCTccttggcgacttcaacgccagAGTGGGAGCTGACCACGAGGCTTGGCTCTCCTGTCTCGGTGCCTACAGACGCGGGAAGATAAATGACAATGGCCAGCGTCTGCTAGAGCTGTGCTGCTACCACGCCCTTTGCGTCACCAACACCTTCTTCCCGTGCAAAAAAATCCATCAGGTCTCCTGGAGACATCCTCGTTCACGCCACTGGCACCAGCTCGACTTGGTATTGACCAGACGCAAGGACCTTGCCAGCGTCCTCCTCTCCCGTACCTACCACAGTGCTGACTGCGACACTGACCATTCCCTCGTCGCCAGTAAGGTGCGCATTGCCCCGAGGGAGATACACCACAGCAAGAAGAGCAGACGGCCACGCGTCAACACCTGCAATGCCACAAACCCCTTTAAGATGCAGGGCTTCCTGAACCTTCTCAACGTGACCCTAGCAAGGGAGATGTCTGAAGACGACACCACAGACCTCATCTGGTCCCACCTGCGGGACTCGATCTACAGTGCAGCCATCTCCGCTTACGGAAAAAAGGAACACAAAAACGCTGACTGGTTTGAGGCTCACTGGGACAGGATGGAGCCTGTGGTCGAGGCTAAGAGGAAGACCCTTCTAGCCTACAAGAATGCTCCAAACCCCACCACGCTTACTGCACTCAGGGTTGCCAGGAAAACATCCCAGCAGACAGCTCGTCACTGCGCAAACACCTACTGGTTGAATCTCTGCAGTAGAATACAGCTTGCTGCAGACGTAGGAGATGCAAGAGGGATGTACGAGGGCATCAAGAAGGTGACAGGTCCAGCGCCCAGTAAGTCCGCTCCCCTCAAGACCAAGACAGGCGACGTGATCACCGACCAAGGCAAGCAGCTAGAACGATGGGTTGAGCACTACCTGGAGCTGTACGCCACGCAGAATGTTGTCACTGATGCTGCCCTTGTCGACACCCCCGACCTGCCTGTGATGGAGGAACTTGATGCACTGCCCACAAAGGAGGAGCTCAGCAAAGCCATCAGCAATCTCTCAAGCGGAAAGGCCCCAGGGATTGACAGCAATCCAGCAGAGGTCCTAAAGAGTGGGAAACCTGCACTACTCCAGCCCCTGCACACCCTTCTCTGCAAATGTTGGGAGAAAGGATACATCCCTCAGGACATGCGTGATGCGAACATTGTCACCCTGTACAAAAACAAGGGTGACAAAAGCGACTGCAACAACTATCGAGGTATCTCTCTCCTGAGCATTGTGGGGAAGGTCTTCGCACAAGTCACCCTTGCCCGCTTATAG